A region of the Atribacteraceae bacterium genome:
CTTCTTTTCCGGCAAGTAATATAAAAGGACCAGTGCCAGGCCGATAAACAAGAGGATAAATCCCGGCAGGTACAGCCAGTTAGTCATTCTCCCCGCAAGCTGGGTTATCAGGAAGGCCAGGCCGATCCCCGCAACAATGATCCCTCCCCGAAGCATATCTTCCGGCCGGGAGGTCCGCTTCAATTCATCAGGATTCAATCCTTTTTCGATCATGGCGAGCTTCTGAAGATGTTCGGTGTAGATAGCAACGATTGCCACCATGATGCCCGCCAACGGAATCAAAACCCAAATCCAGTCTATTATCATTGATATCCACTCCCCTCTATCAAACTAACTCGTATACGCTACTTATATCGCCATCGGGCAAATGTCTATCGCAATGGATCGTTCTCCTCATCTCCAAAAGGTCACAATCAATGCCGCAGCGGAAATGCACAGGGTAGCGATCAGGAGAATGGAGTTGGTGTGGGTGATTTTGTGGGTTTTTCCGAGTGCGGTTAGGATCTCTTGCTTAGTTGTAGTGAGTTTTTCAATTTCTTCGTCACGAACTGCGGCGATATGTGTCAACCATTCTTTTTCGGTTTCCCGCAGAGTGTTCCCCAATTTTTCTCGAAAATCACCGACAATCGTACCGGTCATTTCCGAAAGCTTGGAGCGAACCTCTTCCAGTCCCTCGGTCAAAGTCCGGTAGGAAACGCTAATCTGCTCGACTGCCTGGGCAATCTCCTCGCGGAGTTCCTTACCTTCCCGCAAATTTTTCTCGTTCTCTTCCCGAAGGCTCAATTGGACTTTTTCGATCTCTTCCTGAATGACTGAAAAACCGGATCGCACTGCTTCAGTCCGTTCGGTTAGAAGAATTTCCCATTCCTCGCGGGTGCGGCGGGCAGTTTCAGCAAGGTTCCTGGTCAATTCCTGACCAGTGAAGCGGATCTTCTCCTCAGTTGCTGTGACAATTTGCCGATTTTCCTCGACATGACGGGCAAAAAGATCTTCCCGATCCGCATGAAGTCGCTCACTCACGCCTTGCGTCGCCTCACGCAGATTCCGGTCTAGAGTCTCCAGCGTTTCCCGCACCTGGGGAACGAATCGGTCGAGGAACCCCTGAATACCGGAAATTTTTTCTTCAAAGGAACGGAACATTTCCTCGAAGGAGGAGGAAGTCTTCCGGAAAACACCATCGAGCGTCGAAAGATCCTCCCTCCAGCGTTCTTCCAGGCGGGTGAGGGCTCGTTCACTCTCTCGGGGAAGCGACTCGGCTAAAGATTGGATTTCTCCCCGCAAACCCTTTCCCTCTTCCAGGAACGTCTGGCTGGATTCCTGCATAGACTGGTAGGTTGTTTCGTAGCGGTCAGTGAATGATTTAATGCGGTTCAGGGCTTCCCCCAGGGTCGTATGGACGACCATGATATGCTGGGAAAGACCATCGACATGTTCCACAAATTCGCCGCTCTGCAGGGTTTCAAAACGGCCTAGCAGCTTCTGGAGGTCTGAGGAAGTCAGTTCCAGCGATCCTCCCAGGTCGCGGAGGCTGCCTTTGGCTTCCTGCAGGGTTTCGACCATTTCCCGATAGGCCCCTGCCTGGCGGTTTAACTCATCCAATGTATCGGTCAGCCAATGTGCCGCTCGTTCTGCCTGAGCATACCTTTGTTCCTCGTTCATAGATGTCACCTTCCCTTTCCCTTTGAAAAATTTTCCTTCCCGGTTTTCGGCGTAAAAGAAACTACTCCTCGAAAACCTATAAGAAAAATGAAGCCACTGAGGCTAACCATTCAGGAAAACAGGGAAAATGGAAAGTTGCGGTTGTCGTTTTGCGGACATCTCCTCCCTTACGCTGGGTTCCCCTCATCGACTTGAACGCGTCGTTACACAAGACCCGTTTTTACCTATTTATTGTACCCCCTGACAATATGATTGTCGAGTCTCTGTCCT
Encoded here:
- a CDS encoding DUF6249 domain-containing protein, with protein sequence MIIDWIWVLIPLAGIMVAIVAIYTEHLQKLAMIEKGLNPDELKRTSRPEDMLRGGIIVAGIGLAFLITQLAGRMTNWLYLPGFILLFIGLALVLLYYLPEKKKEEKT